A section of the Clostridium sp. TW13 genome encodes:
- a CDS encoding leucine-rich repeat domain-containing protein, with protein sequence MKKKSKILTVLKTTLLVFLSIFVVLPSNTFAITTANLSISNIADISKTISLGDKYTLPITVSATMSNKTTQLVPITWTSNVVDSSKTGKYLFKGIVKGYNKNVNANITVQNTVVTFKDKALETAIRKQINKPKGTLYRSDVINVTELVISSYNTTQIKDLSGIDNFINLKSCSITSNQITDISPISKLTNISELCLGDDKLKDITPLKNLTKLQYLDLSNNQIKDIQALSGLNKLNTLYLQYNQIADISILSKLTNLQSIILRENQIACINSLSNLTNLESIDLSYNKINDLAPLNKLIHLAFLNLDRNKFQDLTPLSKLINLERISLCNNKISDLNALRYLSNLKELSLVNNAIEDLTPLSKLSKLGLLVLGRNKISNIDALRGLKNIKTLDLSWNQLNDIRILSTLTGLAFNLNLSGNKISDITPLSKLSDLEYINLDNNPISNVSALTNLNHLSLLYLRNTKITDINPLKKFSHLYSMDLSGTQISNAKLQELRKALPNCSFYYTILSPSSVDNIDETISLGDSYTLPATAIATMNDKSTKLVSITWNTKSVDTSKAGRYTFIGTVQGYSNKITTTANITIQNTTLAFKDKALETLVRNKINKPTGTLYRSDVLNVKELSVYSAHYTNGQIKNLSGIENLVNLQKLTADHNQITDLNPLRNLTKLQYLQLSNNKITDIRPLERLSQLQQLNLSDNQLNNSSLDELKRALPKCKILCNTTPKISISSIPDINKTVKLADIYDLPATVTANMSDKSTKQVSIIWETWKADTLDTNKVGKYIYTGTVNGYNKKVTITITVQNSVVTFKDITLEKVVRNQLNKPNGTLYRSDVINITDIETPSGSCGKSLIKNLSGIENLINLQSFCAFEEQITDLNPLKNLIKLETLSLQGNAIEDLKPLSGLKNLFQLNLSDNKIKDLTPIQSLISLTTLRLSRNQFTDISTLSKLTKLDDLDICGNKLTNITALKNLTGLSILDLSNNQINDITPLSQLCNLNIVTLNNNNINNLMALSKLSKLENLTLSGNQLTTINALNGLANLKDLDLSYNKIKDLSGLKGLNLTSINLSYNQISDTNPLSTLTKLKSLVNLTGNQITNVTPLSKLINLEEIRLDNNPITNVAPLSNLSNLRNLSLNNAKITDIDSLKKFTNLSVLFLSGNKIDNSLIEQLRKSLPKCSVIFY encoded by the coding sequence TTGAAAAAGAAATCAAAAATTTTAACCGTGCTGAAAACTACTTTACTTGTTTTTTTATCAATTTTTGTAGTTTTACCTAGCAATACTTTTGCTATTACTACAGCTAACCTATCTATAAGTAACATAGCTGATATTAGTAAAACTATAAGCTTAGGAGACAAGTATACTTTACCAATCACTGTATCAGCAACTATGAGTAATAAAACTACTCAGCTAGTACCAATAACTTGGACTTCTAATGTTGTTGATTCAAGCAAAACTGGAAAGTATTTATTTAAGGGGATTGTAAAGGGATATAATAAAAATGTAAATGCTAATATAACAGTACAAAACACCGTAGTAACCTTCAAAGACAAAGCTTTGGAAACAGCAATAAGAAAGCAAATAAACAAGCCTAAAGGAACATTATACAGAAGTGATGTTATAAATGTGACAGAATTAGTTATTTCTAGTTATAATACAACTCAAATTAAAGATCTTAGCGGAATAGATAATTTCATTAATTTGAAAAGTTGCTCTATAACTAGCAATCAAATTACAGATATAAGTCCAATAAGCAAATTAACCAATATATCTGAACTTTGCTTAGGTGATGATAAACTCAAAGATATAACTCCATTGAAAAACTTAACCAAGTTGCAATATCTTGATTTATCTAATAATCAAATTAAAGATATACAAGCATTAAGCGGATTAAATAAATTAAATACACTCTATCTACAATATAACCAAATTGCAGATATAAGTATATTAAGCAAATTAACTAATTTACAAAGTATTATTTTGCGTGAAAATCAGATAGCCTGCATAAATTCTTTAAGCAATTTAACTAATTTAGAAAGCATTGATTTATCATATAATAAAATTAATGACTTGGCTCCATTAAATAAGCTTATCCATTTGGCATTTCTTAATTTAGATAGAAATAAATTTCAAGATTTAACTCCATTAAGCAAATTAATTAATTTGGAACGTATTTCTTTATGTAATAACAAGATAAGTGACTTAAATGCTCTTAGATATTTAAGTAATTTAAAAGAGCTTTCTTTAGTAAATAATGCGATTGAAGATTTAACTCCTCTAAGTAAATTATCTAAACTAGGTCTTCTTGTTTTAGGAAGAAATAAAATAAGCAATATAGATGCCTTAAGAGGACTAAAAAATATAAAAACTCTTGATTTATCTTGGAACCAACTTAATGATATAAGAATATTGAGTACATTGACTGGCTTAGCATTTAACCTTAACTTATCAGGAAATAAAATTTCAGATATAACACCATTAAGTAAATTATCTGATTTAGAGTATATTAATTTGGATAACAATCCTATTAGCAACGTAAGTGCACTAACAAATTTAAACCATTTAAGTTTGTTATATTTACGTAATACTAAAATTACCGATATAAATCCATTAAAGAAATTTAGCCATCTATATTCAATGGATTTATCTGGAACTCAAATAAGTAACGCAAAGCTACAAGAATTAAGAAAAGCTTTGCCAAACTGTTCATTCTACTACACAATACTATCTCCTAGCAGTGTAGATAATATTGATGAAACTATTAGCTTAGGTGATTCTTACACTCTACCAGCTACTGCAATAGCAACTATGAATGACAAGTCTACTAAGCTAGTTTCAATAACATGGAATACTAAGTCTGTTGATACAAGTAAAGCTGGCAGATACACATTTATAGGAACTGTTCAAGGATACAGTAATAAAATTACCACAACTGCTAATATAACAATCCAAAATACTACATTAGCATTCAAGGATAAAGCTTTAGAAACTCTAGTTAGAAATAAGATAAATAAGCCTACGGGAACATTATATAGAAGTGATGTTTTAAATGTAAAAGAATTATCAGTTTATTCAGCTCATTATACCAATGGACAAATTAAAAACCTTAGTGGAATAGAAAACCTTGTTAATCTACAAAAATTAACTGCAGATCACAATCAAATTACTGATTTAAATCCATTAAGAAACTTAACTAAATTGCAATACTTACAATTGTCTAATAATAAAATTACAGATATACGTCCATTAGAAAGATTATCTCAATTACAACAACTTAATTTATCTGATAACCAATTAAATAATTCAAGCTTGGATGAATTAAAAAGAGCGTTACCTAAATGTAAAATTTTATGTAACACTACCCCTAAAATATCAATAAGTAGCATACCTGATATTAACAAAACTGTAAAATTAGCAGATATTTATGATCTACCAGCTACTGTAACAGCAAACATGAGCGACAAATCAACTAAACAAGTATCAATCATATGGGAGACATGGAAGGCTGATACTCTTGATACAAATAAGGTTGGAAAGTATATCTACACAGGTACTGTAAACGGATATAATAAAAAAGTTACTATAACTATAACAGTACAAAATTCAGTAGTAACTTTTAAAGATATAACCCTAGAAAAAGTAGTAAGAAATCAACTAAATAAACCTAATGGAACATTATATAGAAGTGATGTTATAAACATAACAGATATAGAAACTCCTTCTGGGTCTTGCGGAAAATCTCTGATTAAAAATCTTAGCGGAATAGAAAACCTTATTAATTTACAAAGCTTCTGTGCATTTGAGGAGCAGATTACAGATTTAAATCCATTAAAAAATCTAATTAAGTTAGAAACTCTTTCACTACAAGGAAATGCAATTGAAGATTTGAAACCGTTAAGTGGATTAAAAAACTTATTTCAACTTAATCTAAGTGACAATAAAATCAAGGATTTAACACCTATTCAATCTTTAATCAGTTTAACTACTCTTAGATTATCTCGCAATCAATTTACAGACATAAGCACTTTAAGTAAGTTAACTAAGCTAGATGACCTTGATATATGTGGTAATAAACTTACAAATATAACTGCATTAAAAAACCTAACCGGATTAAGCATTCTTGATTTATCAAATAATCAAATTAATGATATCACTCCATTAAGTCAATTATGTAATTTAAATATTGTTACACTAAATAATAATAATATTAATAATTTAATGGCATTGAGCAAATTATCAAAACTAGAAAATCTTACTCTATCAGGTAACCAATTAACTACTATAAACGCTTTAAATGGATTAGCTAATTTAAAGGATCTTGATTTAAGTTATAATAAAATAAAAGATTTAAGTGGATTAAAAGGATTAAACCTAACAAGTATTAACTTATCTTATAATCAAATTAGTGATACAAATCCATTAAGTACATTGACCAAATTAAAATCTTTAGTTAATTTAACAGGAAATCAAATTACAAATGTAACACCTTTAAGCAAGCTTATAAATTTAGAAGAAATAAGATTAGACAATAACCCAATTACCAATGTAGCTCCCTTGTCTAATCTATCTAATTTAAGAAATCTAAGTTTAAATAATGCTAAAATTACTGATATTGATTCACTAAAGAAATTCACTAATTTAAGTGTGTTATTTCTGTCTGGCAATAAAATAGATAATTCACTTATAGAACAACTAAGAAAATCTTTACCTAAATGTTCAGTTATTTTCTATTAA
- a CDS encoding threonine aldolase family protein — translation MYSFKNDYSEGAHPRILNALIESNLEQTAGYGEDCYTTKAVEILKEKIKCENVDIHFISGGTQTNLIAISAFLRPHEAAIAANTGHIFVHETGAIEATGHKVISTKVNDGKLTVENIKAVLEEHTDEHMVKPKLVYISDSTEIGTIYKKVELEAISAFCRENNLILFVDGARLGSALSCEENDLELSDLARLTDAFYIGGTKNGALLGEALVICKDSLKEDFRFHIKQKGALLAKGKVLGIQFLELFKDNLYFDLASHANNMAKLLNKEIKKMGYSFLTESPSNQIFPILPNTIIKKLEEKYSFTIWSKVDNNNTVIRLVTSWATKQDAVKDFIEDLKILTK, via the coding sequence ATGTACAGTTTTAAAAATGATTATAGTGAGGGAGCTCATCCTAGAATACTAAATGCATTAATAGAATCAAATCTAGAGCAAACGGCAGGATATGGAGAAGACTGTTATACAACTAAGGCTGTTGAAATATTAAAAGAGAAAATTAAATGTGAGAATGTTGATATCCATTTTATCTCAGGAGGGACTCAAACAAATCTTATTGCAATTTCAGCTTTTTTAAGACCTCATGAAGCAGCAATAGCAGCTAATACTGGTCATATTTTTGTTCATGAAACAGGAGCTATTGAAGCAACAGGTCATAAGGTTATTTCCACTAAGGTGAATGACGGAAAGCTGACTGTAGAGAATATAAAAGCTGTTCTTGAGGAACATACAGATGAACATATGGTGAAACCTAAGTTAGTTTACATATCAGACTCTACAGAAATAGGTACTATATATAAAAAAGTAGAACTTGAGGCAATTAGTGCATTTTGTAGAGAAAACAATCTTATTTTATTTGTAGATGGAGCAAGATTAGGCTCTGCTTTAAGCTGTGAGGAAAATGACCTTGAACTTTCTGATTTAGCTAGGTTAACTGATGCATTCTATATTGGTGGAACAAAAAATGGAGCTTTACTTGGAGAAGCCTTAGTTATTTGCAAAGATTCACTTAAAGAGGATTTTAGATTTCATATAAAGCAGAAGGGTGCTTTATTGGCTAAAGGTAAAGTACTTGGAATACAATTTCTAGAATTATTTAAAGATAACTTGTATTTTGATCTTGCATCACATGCTAATAATATGGCAAAGTTACTTAATAAAGAAATTAAAAAGATGGGCTACAGTTTTTTAACTGAGTCACCATCAAATCAAATTTTTCCGATTTTGCCTAATACAATTATTAAAAAACTTGAGGAAAAGTATTCATTTACAATATGGTCAAAAGTTGATAATAACAATACTGTAATTCGTTTAGTTACATCATGGGCTACAAAGCAAGACGCAGTTAAAGATTTTATTGAAGATTTAAAGATTCTTACAAAATAA
- the yqeK gene encoding bis(5'-nucleosyl)-tetraphosphatase (symmetrical) YqeK, whose amino-acid sequence MKDVFSPLFIGFKFTNYINDDVDNFLKLYNRKIVAEHTKAVANECKIIAEKFGVDVQKAELAGLLHDISAVFSFDERLNISNNLGLEVLNEEKEFPLILHQKISAVMAQDIWNINDEHVLSAIGCHTTLQRNYSELDLVLFIADKIKWDQKGIPPYIEQVEEGLKISLEHAAYAYIKYIMENKENLKVIHPWLTEAYEDLNFKIN is encoded by the coding sequence ATGAAAGATGTTTTTAGTCCATTATTTATTGGGTTTAAGTTTACGAATTACATAAATGATGATGTTGATAATTTCCTTAAGTTATACAATCGCAAAATTGTAGCAGAGCATACAAAGGCAGTAGCTAATGAATGTAAGATAATAGCTGAAAAGTTTGGAGTAGATGTACAAAAAGCAGAGTTAGCAGGCTTATTGCATGATATAAGTGCAGTTTTCTCTTTTGATGAAAGGTTAAATATTAGCAACAACTTGGGTTTAGAAGTACTTAATGAAGAAAAAGAATTTCCTCTAATACTTCATCAGAAAATATCAGCTGTTATGGCACAAGACATTTGGAATATTAATGATGAACATGTGCTAAGTGCAATTGGTTGTCATACTACATTACAAAGAAACTACTCAGAATTAGATTTAGTGTTATTTATTGCAGACAAAATTAAGTGGGATCAAAAAGGAATTCCACCCTATATAGAACAAGTAGAAGAAGGACTGAAAATTTCACTAGAACATGCAGCGTATGCATATATAAAGTACATTATGGAAAATAAAGAGAATCTTAAAGTTATACATCCATGGTTAACAGAGGCTTATGAGGATTTAAATTTCAAAATTAATTGA
- a CDS encoding GNAT family N-acetyltransferase: protein MLTHKGTKTIYTDRLILRKFRYDDADNMYKNWGRDNNVTKFLSWKPHTSVEDTKGIIAKWIEEYKEDNVYDWVIELKEIGEVIGGISIVHLDQKNSSCEIGYCMSSKYWGKGIMTESLKAVIYFLFSEVGFNRIEAKHDTKNIGSGKVMAKSGMKYEGTLRQVKLRNNTEFYDLAIYSILKSEWLTKLI, encoded by the coding sequence ATGTTAACACACAAAGGAACTAAAACAATATATACAGATAGACTCATATTAAGGAAATTCAGATATGATGATGCAGATAATATGTATAAAAATTGGGGGCGTGATAATAATGTTACAAAGTTTTTATCATGGAAACCACATACTAGTGTAGAAGATACTAAAGGCATAATTGCTAAGTGGATTGAGGAGTACAAAGAAGATAATGTATACGATTGGGTTATAGAGTTAAAGGAAATTGGTGAGGTTATAGGTGGTATTTCTATAGTGCATTTAGATCAAAAAAACTCTTCTTGTGAGATAGGATATTGTATGTCAAGTAAATATTGGGGCAAGGGAATAATGACTGAATCCTTAAAAGCAGTAATATATTTTTTATTTTCTGAGGTTGGATTTAATCGAATAGAGGCTAAGCATGATACTAAAAATATTGGTTCAGGGAAAGTAATGGCTAAAAGTGGTATGAAATATGAGGGGACTTTAAGACAAGTTAAATTGCGTAACAACACAGAATTTTATGATTTAGCTATATATTCAATATTAAAAAGTGAGTGGTTAACTAAACTCATATAA
- a CDS encoding GNAT family N-acetyltransferase: MITYREINQSYFEQYDKIPMLVHVKSILKLEKIQNGFGGILLKETPCKEYLKDMGKDEKATDYAKNFDITNWAFFMAFNNNKPIGAATVVSRTVDIHMLDNRDDMSVLWDIRVDDAYKQLGVGTRLFNMAVDWSKLNGFKQMKIECQNNNVPAFKFYTKHGATLGKIDEYAYYHDEEEKDEVQLILYLDL, from the coding sequence ATGATTACTTATAGAGAAATTAATCAATCTTATTTTGAACAATATGATAAAATTCCAATGTTAGTTCATGTAAAAAGCATTCTTAAGTTAGAAAAAATCCAAAATGGCTTCGGAGGAATTTTATTAAAAGAAACTCCTTGCAAAGAGTATTTAAAAGATATGGGCAAAGATGAAAAAGCTACAGACTATGCTAAAAATTTTGATATAACTAATTGGGCATTTTTTATGGCTTTTAATAATAATAAGCCTATAGGAGCTGCTACTGTTGTTTCAAGAACAGTAGATATTCATATGCTTGACAATCGTGATGATATGAGTGTTTTGTGGGACATTAGAGTTGATGATGCCTACAAGCAACTTGGTGTAGGTACTCGCTTATTTAATATGGCTGTTGATTGGTCCAAGTTAAATGGATTCAAACAAATGAAAATTGAATGTCAAAACAATAATGTTCCAGCCTTCAAATTTTATACTAAGCATGGCGCCACATTAGGAAAAATTGATGAATATGCATATTATCATGATGAAGAAGAAAAAGATGAAGTGCAACTTATATTGTACTTAGACTTATAA